From one Montipora capricornis isolate CH-2021 chromosome 10, ASM3666992v2, whole genome shotgun sequence genomic stretch:
- the LOC138020161 gene encoding uncharacterized protein, with amino-acid sequence MQSLQRGIFFTIVPWVVFASICDEKPSLIQCVALKNQFILPVRESCNPLAGNCQTGDLIDPRVADCHIEFSGNVFHSLVNNFKPSTGFRCFPIVPGPDVFHKRNVGPSYGEPRCVPIDFKRLGSFRCGELGTRCVCDAPKETGYAEHWWKNTCRCQYFVNLCRIPKVCAHGGICKMWGSDVRCECPVSKEHCKRGINQCKANPGLCVDEGKVCLELYDENPSWSLGDEQEGLGFACFPRHTVKLLAEVTHYCDVSSETFTRTGGVEPRNELDLCCYRMLTCAGGKSFPQKGNVFSYRPCYCNVEFRKCLVNVAFDLKYKGKAEAIVSVLNRMTHCSIDDGEKCDPLRPWTCKKGDLINPRIAHCKIDCKTGPLLPIWARACAIRQCKPPYQRDNIRIVDVPRAEESSICKPVEKLPVVCGNRDTDTRCVCDGRPNRADFTDRCRCQYWPDQWGQHNAKEKKN; translated from the exons ATGCAGTCACTTCAACGAGGGATTTTTTTCACTATTGTACCTTGGGTTGTTTTTGCCTCCATATGTGATGAAAAGCCAAGCCTTATCCAATGTGTAGCACTCAAAAACCAGTTTATACTGCCAGTAAGGGAAAGTTGCAATCCGCTTGCGGGAAACTGTCAGACGGGGGATTTAATTGACCCAAGGGTAGCGGACTGTCATATTGAATTTAGTGGAAACGTCTTTCACTCCTTGGTGAATAATTTCAAGCCAAGTACTGGATTCAGATGCTTTCCAATCGTCCCAGGACCTGACGTGTTCCACAAACGAAATGTGGGACCAAGCTACGGCGAGCCTCGCTGTGTTCCCATTGACTTCAAACGATTAGGTAGTTTTCGCTGTGGAGAGCTCGGTACTCGATGTGTGTGCGATGCACCCAAAGAAACTGGCtatgctgaacactggtggaAAAACACGTGCAG ATGTCAATACTTTGTGAACCTTTGCCGTATCCCAAAAGTCTGTGCGCACGGTGGAATATGCAAAATGTGGGGATCTGATGTTCGCTGTGAGTGTCCCGTCTCAAAAGAGCATTGCAAAAGAGGCATAAATCAGTGCAAAGCAAACCCAGGACTGTGTGTGGACGAAGGAAAGGTTTGCCTTGAACTTTACGATGAAAATCCCAGCTGGAGCTTAGGGGACGAACAGGAAGGGCTCGGgtttgcatgctttccaagacACACTGTGAAATTGCTTGCGGAAGTCACGCACTATTGCGATGTTTCTAGCGAGACTTTTACGAGAACAGGGGGAGTGGAGCCAAGGAACGAGTTAGACTTGTGCTGCTATCGCATGTTGACATGCGCGGGAGGGAAGAGTTTCCCCCAAAAAGGAAACGTGTTTAGTTACAGGCCCTGCTACTGTAACGTAGAATTCCGTAAATGTCTTGTCAATGTAGCGTTCGATTTGAAATACAAAGGCAAAGCAGAAGCCATTGTGAGCGTTTTGAACCGTATGACTCACTGTAGTATTGATGATGGGGAGAAATGTGATCCCCTTAGGCCATGGACCTGCAAGAAAGGAGATCTAATTAATCCTAGAATCGCTCATTGCAAAATTGATTGCAAAACAGGACCGCTTCTACCGATTTGGGCTCGTGCATGCGCAATCAGGCAATGCAAGCCACCTTATCAACGGGATAATATTCGAATTGTAGACGTACCACGAGCTGAGGAAAGTTCGATTTGCAAGCCGGTGGAGAAACTCCCTGTTGTGTGCGGGAACAGAGACACTGACACCCGATGTGTTTGCGACGGTAGACCGAACAGAGCCGACTTCACGGATAGATGCCGATGTCAATATTGGCCCGACCAATGGGGACAGCATAATGCGAAGGAAAAGAAGAACTAG